A window of the Ammoniphilus oxalaticus genome harbors these coding sequences:
- a CDS encoding YlqD family protein yields the protein MKIKRPVVVKMILTDQLRTRLKGEYEQTIKQVQIELEQLQFRSKKLLQDSAKQGPEAYRIVQERLQKEEQGRRDKLKRAYDLQNQLDLLPDGREIVHSQVESEVEVKIGDDWDKLINQTEIIIKDGIVVEIRR from the coding sequence ATGAAAATTAAGCGACCTGTCGTTGTCAAGATGATTCTAACAGATCAACTCAGAACTCGTTTAAAAGGAGAATATGAACAAACGATCAAACAAGTCCAGATTGAACTAGAACAACTTCAATTTAGAAGTAAAAAGCTGTTGCAAGATTCAGCGAAGCAAGGGCCAGAGGCTTATCGAATTGTACAAGAAAGATTGCAAAAGGAAGAACAGGGAAGACGCGATAAGCTGAAGCGCGCCTATGACCTGCAAAACCAACTTGATTTGCTTCCGGACGGTCGTGAAATCGTTCATTCGCAAGTGGAGTCTGAAGTTGAAGTGAAAATTGGCGATGACTGGGATAAACTAATCAATCAGACGGAGATCATTATAAAAGATGGTATTGTGGTTGAGATCCGCCGTTAG
- the trmD gene encoding tRNA (guanosine(37)-N1)-methyltransferase TrmD — protein MRIDILTLFPEMFTGVLSSSIVGKASDKGLVQFRVRNFREYAVNKHGQVDDYPYGGGAGMVLRPEPIFAAVENLAVDSEKPPRVLLMCPQGERYTQQKAEELAAEEHLVIICGHYEGYDERIREHLITDEISIGDFVLTGGELPAMTVIDSVIRLLPGALGNENSAVSDSFSTGLLEHPHYTRPAEFRGWGVPDVLLSGHHANIEAWRKKQSVKRTMERRPELLKGIERDPAWKKIVEAVERDASEKP, from the coding sequence ATGAGAATCGACATCTTAACGCTATTCCCGGAAATGTTTACGGGTGTGTTATCGAGCAGTATCGTCGGTAAAGCATCGGACAAAGGTCTTGTCCAGTTCCGCGTTCGAAACTTTCGGGAATATGCCGTTAACAAACACGGCCAAGTGGATGATTATCCGTACGGCGGCGGGGCCGGGATGGTGTTACGGCCTGAGCCTATATTTGCCGCAGTAGAAAACTTGGCAGTAGATAGTGAAAAACCGCCGCGAGTGTTGTTAATGTGCCCGCAAGGCGAGCGTTACACGCAACAAAAAGCGGAGGAATTAGCGGCGGAAGAACATCTGGTCATTATTTGCGGTCATTATGAGGGCTATGATGAAAGAATCCGCGAACATTTAATCACAGATGAAATTTCGATTGGCGACTTTGTGCTAACGGGTGGAGAGCTTCCGGCGATGACTGTTATTGATAGTGTGATTCGTTTGTTGCCGGGAGCGCTAGGCAACGAGAACTCCGCTGTGAGCGATTCATTTAGCACAGGCTTGCTAGAACACCCTCATTATACGCGGCCGGCTGAGTTCAGAGGATGGGGCGTGCCTGATGTGTTGCTGTCTGGTCATCATGCGAATATTGAAGCGTGGCGAAAGAAACAATCCGTGAAGCGGACGATGGAACGAAGGCCCGAATTGTTGAAGGGAATTGAGCGCGATCCCGCCTGGAAAAAGATTGTGGAAGCGGTTGAACGTGATGCGAGTGAAAAACCGTAA
- the rimM gene encoding ribosome maturation factor RimM (Essential for efficient processing of 16S rRNA) yields the protein MERQMYDVGKIVNTHGIRGELRIFSVTDFPEERFQKGSELFLAHDSLQEPLPITIQSVRKQKNLYIVKLKEFDNINQVEKYKGGVFRVSEEDRIDLEEGEFYYDDIVGCEAWSDEGVNLGVISDILETGANDVWVVKREGQKDLLLPYIDDCILEVDVAEKRVKVHVMEGLME from the coding sequence ATGGAAAGACAAATGTATGATGTCGGTAAAATTGTAAACACGCATGGGATCCGCGGTGAACTAAGAATCTTCTCCGTAACCGATTTCCCGGAGGAGCGTTTTCAGAAGGGAAGTGAACTTTTTCTTGCCCATGACTCCTTGCAAGAACCGTTACCGATCACGATCCAATCCGTTCGAAAGCAAAAAAATCTATACATTGTAAAATTGAAAGAGTTCGATAACATTAATCAGGTGGAAAAATATAAGGGCGGCGTCTTTAGAGTTAGCGAAGAGGATCGGATTGATTTAGAGGAAGGCGAATTTTATTACGACGATATTGTCGGCTGTGAAGCTTGGTCAGATGAAGGCGTGAATCTTGGCGTCATTTCAGACATTTTGGAAACGGGGGCAAACGATGTATGGGTTGTGAAACGGGAGGGTCAGAAAGATCTGTTACTTCCTTATATTGATGACTGCATACTCGAAGTGGACGTTGCGGAAAAGAGAGTAAAAGTCCACGTGATGGAAGGATTAATGGAATGA
- the rplS gene encoding 50S ribosomal protein L19 translates to MKQIIREITEDHLKKDMPEFRAGDTVRIHLKVVEGQRERIQVFEGVVIRRRGSGVSETFTARKMSYGVGVERTLPVHSPKIDRIEVVRRGRVRRAKLYYLRDRVGRAARIREIRR, encoded by the coding sequence ATGAAACAAATTATTCGTGAAATTACCGAAGATCATTTAAAAAAGGACATGCCTGAGTTCCGCGCAGGGGATACGGTTCGTATTCACCTTAAAGTCGTTGAGGGACAACGCGAACGTATTCAGGTGTTTGAAGGCGTTGTGATTAGACGTCGCGGTTCTGGTGTAAGTGAAACATTCACTGCCCGTAAAATGTCTTACGGTGTAGGGGTGGAACGTACCCTCCCTGTACACTCTCCTAAAATCGACCGAATCGAAGTGGTTCGTCGCGGAAGAGTTCGACGCGCGAAGCTATACTATCTGCGTGATCGCGTGGGTAGAGCAGCTCGAATCAGAGAAATTCGCCGCTAA